One Nitrospiria bacterium genomic region harbors:
- the rpmJ gene encoding 50S ribosomal protein L36, translating to MKVRSSMKTICAKCKIIKRRGVLRVICINPKHKQRQG from the coding sequence ATGAAAGTTCGATCTTCAATGAAAACCATTTGTGCTAAATGTAAGATTATTAAAAGACGAGGGGTGTTGCGGGTGATTTGTATTAACCCGAAACATAAACAACGGCAAGGTTAG
- the rpsM gene encoding 30S ribosomal protein S13, protein MARIGGIDLPRDKRVEVGLTYLFGIGPSSSKKIIKNAGVDPNTRVKNLSEAEAVKLREIIERDFKIEGDLRREISMSIKRLMDIGSYRGLRHRRGLPLRGQRTKTNARTRKGPRRAIGAKPKKT, encoded by the coding sequence ATGGCTCGTATCGGTGGAATAGATCTTCCTAGAGATAAAAGGGTTGAGGTTGGATTGACGTATTTATTTGGAATTGGCCCGTCCTCATCCAAAAAAATAATAAAAAATGCCGGGGTTGATCCCAATACTCGGGTAAAGAATTTGAGTGAAGCTGAAGCAGTAAAACTCCGTGAAATCATTGAACGGGATTTTAAAATAGAGGGAGATCTTCGGCGAGAGATTTCCATGAGTATTAAACGTTTAATGGATATTGGGAGTTACCGGGGATTAAGGCATCGTCGGGGTCTTCCATTGAGAGGCCAAAGAACGAAAACCAATGCACGGACAAGAAAAGGGCCTCGTCGAGCAATTGGAGCAAAACCCAAAAAAACGTAA
- the rpsK gene encoding 30S ribosomal protein S11, giving the protein MVNKKGTKKKEKKNVQSGVAHILASFNNTIISITDMAGNVVVWSSAGNQGFKGSRKSTPFAAQKAGETAAKKAMENGMRQVDVYVKGPGSGRESAIRALQGTGLKVNLIKDVTPVPHNGCRPPKRRRV; this is encoded by the coding sequence ATGGTAAATAAAAAAGGTACTAAGAAAAAAGAAAAAAAGAATGTTCAATCCGGTGTGGCTCATATACTGGCTTCCTTTAATAACACGATAATTAGCATTACAGATATGGCTGGAAATGTGGTGGTTTGGTCCAGTGCAGGCAATCAAGGGTTTAAAGGATCACGCAAAAGTACCCCCTTTGCCGCCCAGAAGGCTGGGGAAACTGCTGCAAAAAAGGCCATGGAAAATGGAATGAGGCAAGTGGATGTTTATGTTAAGGGGCCCGGGTCGGGGCGCGAATCCGCTATTAGGGCTCTTCAAGGGACCGGTTTGAAGGTTAATTTAATTAAAGATGTTACCCCGGTTCCTCATAACGGGTGCAGACCCCCCAAAAGGAGGAGGGTCTAA
- the map gene encoding type I methionyl aminopeptidase — MIILKSGDEIEKMTSASKIVAEVLLTLKEMVAPGVTTLDLDRVAEEKIKNLGGTPAFKGYRGFPSTLCVSVNDQVVHGIPSRRVLKDGDIIGLDLGAIWEGYFGDSAMTLPVGGVNQEVQRLMDVTRQSLYEGIQQIRNEGRLSDVSHAIQTCVEKSGFSVVRDFVGHGIGRSLHEEPQVPNFGKPDSGPRLKIGMVLAVEPMVNAGTYHVKVLEDQWTVVTEDGSLSAHFEHTIALTEFGAKILTEI, encoded by the coding sequence ATGATCATTCTGAAATCGGGTGACGAGATTGAAAAGATGACTTCTGCATCAAAAATAGTTGCAGAGGTTCTGCTTACCCTTAAGGAAATGGTAGCCCCCGGTGTGACCACCCTAGATCTGGATAGGGTGGCCGAAGAGAAAATTAAAAATTTAGGAGGTACACCAGCCTTTAAGGGTTACCGTGGTTTTCCTTCTACGCTCTGTGTCTCGGTCAATGATCAAGTGGTTCATGGGATTCCATCGAGACGTGTATTAAAAGACGGTGATATTATTGGATTAGACTTGGGGGCCATTTGGGAGGGATATTTTGGTGATTCAGCCATGACCCTTCCGGTAGGCGGGGTCAATCAGGAGGTTCAGCGGTTAATGGATGTTACCCGTCAATCTCTTTACGAAGGGATCCAGCAAATTCGCAATGAGGGAAGGCTTTCGGATGTTTCCCATGCAATACAAACCTGTGTGGAAAAATCTGGTTTTTCCGTGGTGAGGGATTTTGTTGGCCATGGGATTGGAAGAAGCCTTCATGAGGAACCCCAGGTTCCTAATTTTGGAAAACCAGATTCCGGACCTCGGTTAAAAATCGGAATGGTGTTAGCTGTAGAACCCATGGTGAATGCAGGGACTTATCATGTTAAGGTTTTGGAAGACCAATGGACTGTGGTCACCGAAGATGGAAGTTTGTCTGCCCATTTTGAGCATACCATTGCTTTGACGGAGTTTGGGGCCAAGATTTTAACAGAGATTTAG
- the infA gene encoding translation initiation factor IF-1, with the protein MSKEDVVEVEGTIMETLPNAMFRVELENGHRVLAHISGKMRMHFIKILPGDKVTVELSPYDLTRGRITYRFK; encoded by the coding sequence ATGTCCAAAGAAGATGTTGTTGAAGTGGAAGGAACAATCATGGAAACATTACCCAATGCGATGTTTCGGGTGGAATTGGAAAATGGGCATAGGGTGTTAGCCCACATTTCAGGAAAAATGAGAATGCATTTTATAAAAATTTTACCGGGAGATAAAGTAACAGTGGAGCTTTCTCCCTATGATTTAACACGGGGGAGAATTACCTACCGTTTTAAATAA